From the Plasmodium vivax chromosome 5, whole genome shotgun sequence genome, one window contains:
- a CDS encoding RAD protein (Pv-fam-e) (encoded by transcript PVX_089455A): MVGVAKWSAPLLGVLLMKALTRPQCSPPGRNLSELSLYLGSHHSGGHHHSDNEIREPDYHYQREKNYNPASAYERRDASEDRLYRRAGNELAPVPKNHLGNRCKVSHAHRLDVYGHANKVKLPDENDLSTYQENQHMLRKFSSDGRLPFGCTHWDLSQILTNKQILKKVTYIAFDISLRKAFIGYYYFLIFLNRCYYSMVNKMSTWFMNVANSRNIPDHVRVAYWAECRRNLIRDLEVLEEMSKNYFDTFIRGNSRVWIVNYEMCLERCRKLWKKAIVNNRVKWSRTLSMWIVKYDQGGRGGGSGGGGHDKHKHKHKHGHHRHENHHHSHVHHSHDHHSHGRDNHGHENHHHSHDHHSHSHDHHTHSHDNHVHHTHSGNQQDNRQDNRQDNRQDNRQDNRQDNDDHSDDLIIW; this comes from the exons ATGGTTGGAGTGGCCAAGTGGAGCGCCCCCCTGTTGGGCGTCCTACTGATG AAGGCACTGACCCGCCCCCAGTGCTCACCCCCTGGGAGGAACCTCTCCGAGCTGTCGCTCTACCTGGGGAGCCACCACTCCGGTGGGCACCACCACAGCGACAATGAGATACGCGAACCCGATTACCACTACcaaagagagaaaaattacaacCCAGCAAGTGCCTATGAGAGGAGAGATGCGTCGGAAGACCGTCTCTACAGAAGAGCAGGGAACGAGTTAGCCCCTGTTCCTAAGAACCACCTTGGCAACAGGTGCAAAGTAAGCCACGCGCATCGATTAGATGTGTATGGCCACGCAAACAAGGTGAAACTGCCAGACGAAAATGACCTTTCAACTTACCAAGAAAATCAACACATGCTAAGAAAGTTCAGCAGCGATGGTAGACTGCCATTCGGATGCACCCACTGGGATCTTTCCCAAATTCTGACCaacaaacaaattttaaaaaaagtaacctACATAGCATTTGATATAAGTCTACGCAAGGCCTTCATCGGCTACTACTATTTCTTAATTTTCCTAAACAGGTGCTACTACAGTATGGTAAATAAGATGAGCACGTGGTTTATGAATGTGGCAAATTCGCGTAACATACCTGACCACGTTCGGGTGGCGTACTGGGCGGAGTGTAGGAGGAACCTCATAAGGGACCTGGAAGTTCTGGAAGAGATgagcaaaaattattttgatacATTCATAAGGGGGAACTCGAGGGTGTGGATTGTCAATTATGAAATGTGCTTGGAGCGCTGCAGGAAGCTGTGGAAAAAGGCCATAGTGAATAACAGGGTGAAGTGGAGCCGCACGCTGTCCATGTGGATTGTGAAGTACGACCAGGGGGGGCGCGGCGGAGGTAGCGGCGGAGGCGGCCACGACAAACACAAACACAAACACAAGCACGGCCACCACAGGCACGAAAACCACCACCACAGCCACGTCCATCACAGCCACGACCACCACAGCCATGGCCGCGACAACCACGGTCACGAAAACCACCACCACAGCCATGACCATCACAGCCACAGTCACGACCATCACACCCACAGTCATGACAACCACGTCCACCACACCCACAGCGGCAACCAACAGGACAACCGCCAGGACAACCGCCAGGACAACCGCCAGGACAACCGCCAGGACAACCGCCAGGACAACGACGACCACAGTGACGATCTGATCATTTGGTAA